GGGTTATTAGACCATTGAATTCTGGGAATATACTCATAGGCACCCAGAGAAACTTTTTTGGTTGTATTTGTGTTTACATTACAGATATGCAGCGAGACTTTTGCATTTTTTTCTCCGGCCTTAGGGTATTTGAAAACTTGTTGAGAGGGGTAAAGGCTATTTCCTACAATATCCATGGAAAATTCGGGAACCTGTGTTTCATCAAAGCGTAAGAATGCAATATGCTTACCATCACTACTCCATTCATAAGCCCTAACAAAAGCAAATTCTTCTTCGTATACCCAGTCTGTGGTTGCATTAATAATATGGTTTGCTTTCCCATCATGAGTTATCTTTTGAGTATCGCCTTTTTCTAAATTTTTGATATACAGGTTATTATTTTTAGCATAAGCAACACTTTTACTATCGGGAGAAAATGTAGGTTCTTGAATTTCTGTTCCTATGAGCGACCATTTTTTTGAAGCAATATCATACGTATAATAGGTGCCTTTAAAAGATCTTCTATATACTTTTTTAAAATCGGTACCTAAAATGAGCTTCGTTTCGTCATTGTTAAAGCTATAAGAGCTGAAAGCAGTCAGTTCTTTTAAATCTCTGCTATCTACAATAGTGGCTACTTTTTCCAGTGTTTTATAACTGTATTTGTCTACTGAAGTAGATCCGGTTTCTTTATTGTTGTTTAGCAGCGAATAAAAATCACCATTCATAGAATTTAAGGCATTCATTCTATCTGCGGAGAATGTTCCGTTCCAAATTTTTTCCAAAGTAATTTCCTGAGTACCTGTTGTTTGTTTATTTGTTATGTCATTGGATTTATCGCAATTGAAAAAAAGAATACTGACGATTACTAAAATGAATATTTTCTTCATTCTCCTTTTGGAATTTAATAATAGAATGCCAAGTTTACGTAAAAATCGGCAAAAAACCATTTAATTTATTATAAATGTTTAATCCGTTGCCCGATTTTGGAGTATTCATTTATCTTTGTTTAGGATTGAAAAATAACAAGGTCAATGTCTAAAAAAATTTCGGGATTTTCCAAGTTGTCTAAAGAGGAAAAGATACAGTGGTTGGCGGAAACTTATTTTAAAACTAAAGATGAAACGGTAGCCATACTTAAAAAGTACTGGAATGAAGACAAAAAATTACAGCAGTTACACGATGACTTTACGGAAAACACCCTTTCCAATTTTTATTTGCCTTTTGGCGTAGCACCTAATTTTATCATTAATAAAAAACCATATGTAATTCCAATGGTTATTGAAGAAAGTTCTGTAGTAGCTGCAGCTTCTTTAGTAGCTAAATTTTGGAGTGAAAGAGGTGGTTTTAAAGCAAGGGTTATTGCTACTACCAAAATCGGGCAGATACATTTTATGTATGCCGGTGATGAAAAAGACCTGCTTATCTATTTTAATACTGTCAAGAACGATTTATTAGCATCAACATCCTCTATTAATAAAAATATGGTAAAGCGAGGAGGAGGAATTACGGGAATTGAGTTAAAGAACCAAACACATAAGTTAGCGAACTATTACCAGTTGCAGGTATCTTTTGAAACAAAAGATTCTATGGGTGCAAATTTTATCAATTCCTGTTTGGAAGCCATAGCAAAGAAGTTTGCAAAAGAAGGGATTGAAATTGTAATGAGCATTTTATCTAATTATGTTCCCGAATGCTTGGTAAGATCGGAAGTTAGTTGTGCTATTGAAGATTTGGGAGGCAAAGACCCGCAAAAGTTTGCAGAAAAATTTTACCAAGCAGTTCAAATTGCAGAGGTGGAGCCTTATAGAGCCGTAACTCATAATAAAGGGATCATGAATGGTATTGATGCGGTAATAGTAGCCACCGGAAATGACTTTAGAGCTGTGGAGGCAGGGGTACATGCTTATGCTTCCAAATCCGGGCAATATCGGAGTTTATCTCACTGCCAAATTGAAAACGGAATATTCAGATTTTGGATAGAAATCCCCCTGGCATTAGGAACGGTAGGAGGTCTGACTTCTTTACACCCATTAGCAAAACTATCTTTAGAGATGTTACAACAACCTTCTGCCAAGGAACTAATGATGATTGTTGCCTCTGCCGGTTTGGCTCAAAATTATGCAGCTTTAAGAGCATTGACAACCAACGGAATTCAATACGGACATATGAAAATGCACATGTTGAATATTTTAAATCAATTAAACGTGAGTGAGTCCGATAAAAAAGAAATTGCATCTTATTTTAAAGGAAAAACAATATCCCATTCAGCAGTTATGGAAAAATATGAAGAGTTAAAAATGAATAAATAATACATTTAACAAGTGTTTTTAGTTTAACTGTTTATATTTGTCGCACGTAATTAAGAAAGAAAAGGGATTAAAATAGCATCTATTGACTATTATTTTTTATTTGACAGTTTTTTGCCTGTAAAAATAATACGACAACGGTTTCATTTTTGAGAAACTTTTTATTTTTTACAATATTATTAGCATTTTCAAGTTTATGAGTTTGTTGTTAAAGTCAATAAGACATCAAACTGTAAGATTGAAAAATAATATATTTGGAACCATAAAAAACGTCATAACTTTTATGAAGTTATTTTTACGATTAGAAATCATCATAGTGTTGCTTTTAACTTTTACGGTAAATGGTCAGCAGACACTTCCTATATATTCGGATTATTTATCAGACAATGTTTTTTTGGTTCATCCTTCGGCGGCAGGTATTGGGAATACGGGTAAATTGAGGTTTACCGTAAGACAACAATGGGCAGGAATTAGAGATGCTCCAAGCTTACAAACCATGAGTTTTCATAATAAATTTGGTAGGAAAGCTGCTTTAGGAATAGTCGCTTTTAATGATAGAAACGGTTTTCATTCTCAAAAAGGCATACAGGGAACATATGCGTATCACCTGGAGTTAGACAGGGGATATTACTTTAATCAGTTATCTTTTGGAATTGCATTTACAGGGGTACAGAACCAAAGAGATCAGTCTACATTTGCCGGAGACCCTACAGTGGCGCAGCTAATTGAAAGTTCAAGTTATTTTAATGCGGATTTTAGTGTAGCATATCATTATAGCGGTTTTTCGTCCTATTTTACAGTGAAAAATTTATTATTATCTGCAAAAAGTAATTTAAATAACAGCCTTGAACCGTTGGATCTGAGAAATTATATTTTCAGTTTCGGATATTATTTTAATAATGAAAATAGCTTTGTACAATTAGAACCTTCTATTATGGTACAGCTTAGAGAAAGCACCGGAGAAAGAACTGCTGATTTTAATATTAAAGCATATAAAACCTATGAAGATACGCAACTATGGGTAGTCTTGTCTTACAGAAAAAGTTTTGATGCGAATCCGATAGAAAATTTGCAATATATTACACCCATTATAGGTATTAATCATAGAAAATTAATGTTCTCTTATACTTATACAAAGCAACTAAATGATATTGTTCTTACAAATGCCGGTTTTCATCAATTTTCCTTAGGAATCAATTTATTTACCAGAAGACAAAGAGCAACAGCCTGTCCTAATATAAATGCTGCGTTCTGATTTTTTTAAAAAAAGGTTTCTTCCATATCACAATCCATCTCATGTTCTAAAATGATGTTTCTGAGAACATCGCTATTTTTATTTATAAGGACTTGAACTTGATTTTTTGCTTTTTTAGCTGTCGATACGTTTAATAAATTGTGTTTCAAAAGGATATTTTTTGTTTGTTTGG
This window of the Flavobacteriaceae bacterium genome carries:
- a CDS encoding hydroxymethylglutaryl-CoA reductase, degradative; the encoded protein is MSKKISGFSKLSKEEKIQWLAETYFKTKDETVAILKKYWNEDKKLQQLHDDFTENTLSNFYLPFGVAPNFIINKKPYVIPMVIEESSVVAAASLVAKFWSERGGFKARVIATTKIGQIHFMYAGDEKDLLIYFNTVKNDLLASTSSINKNMVKRGGGITGIELKNQTHKLANYYQLQVSFETKDSMGANFINSCLEAIAKKFAKEGIEIVMSILSNYVPECLVRSEVSCAIEDLGGKDPQKFAEKFYQAVQIAEVEPYRAVTHNKGIMNGIDAVIVATGNDFRAVEAGVHAYASKSGQYRSLSHCQIENGIFRFWIEIPLALGTVGGLTSLHPLAKLSLEMLQQPSAKELMMIVASAGLAQNYAALRALTTNGIQYGHMKMHMLNILNQLNVSESDKKEIASYFKGKTISHSAVMEKYEELKMNK
- a CDS encoding type IX secretion system membrane protein PorP/SprF — encoded protein: MKLFLRLEIIIVLLLTFTVNGQQTLPIYSDYLSDNVFLVHPSAAGIGNTGKLRFTVRQQWAGIRDAPSLQTMSFHNKFGRKAALGIVAFNDRNGFHSQKGIQGTYAYHLELDRGYYFNQLSFGIAFTGVQNQRDQSTFAGDPTVAQLIESSSYFNADFSVAYHYSGFSSYFTVKNLLLSAKSNLNNSLEPLDLRNYIFSFGYYFNNENSFVQLEPSIMVQLRESTGERTADFNIKAYKTYEDTQLWVVLSYRKSFDANPIENLQYITPIIGINHRKLMFSYTYTKQLNDIVLTNAGFHQFSLGINLFTRRQRATACPNINAAF